AATCGGAGACTCTACATGTTGTGGCGATGGAGATAGATTCAGCCACTCAGCCCATATATGTTAGTCTTCTTCTCGATATCATTCTCGCCCTATTGTATATCAATTTTTGCTAGAATTTTGCATAAACGTCAGTAATTTTGAACTATGTTCTTCGCTCTTTTGCTCTATTTGATGGTCCTGGTGTTGATTACTGCCTTTGACATCTTCATCCTACTTCTGAAGTTCTTAAATTTGTACTTTGTTTTCATTCTACTTAtgaagtttttgaatttttactGTGTTTACCTTTTGGGCTTCTTAATCGtagttgtttgttaattttGACGAATTTGATTGTTTGATCACACGCCTCTTTGTAAGAATTCATGTGCATCGGTGTAGGTTCTATTTTATGTAACTGATATGTCCATTATTGAACAGCTCAAGAGTTACATTATTTATTACTACTAGACAATAATTGTAAGCAATATGTCATAAcattaaaaatgacttttgatGTAATCTCAGTTTTCAATCTTGTATATTTCTCTTGTGTAATATCATTGTCTAATACCTAAGAATAATCCACCATAGAAATCAAAATAGCTGGCAGAAAACAATGAAGAACCTGCACAAATATAGTAAAAGTTTGCTTGCAAAATTTATTAAGAAGAAGCCAACATTTAGACGGTATAAGGAGATTTTTTATGTGCATCTAATGTAGTCAAGTTGTTTGATAATATGCTTGAAGAATTGAagtaattgaattttatttattaattttcttacttCTTTTCATAGGAATTCTATCACTTAGGTATGAACTTAATTATGAAAACATACAGTTGTATatatcttgaaaataaaaatttataaagttaGACTTTGAATATAGTTGGTGTCAGGCTATGCAGTTGTTAAAGTGTATTATATTGTTCACTATCATATTTTGATCATTTCTCAGTTGCTTTCCAATGAGCAACTTGAATATGTTTATTCATGACTTTTCAGAGCTACCAAATGAAGTAAGAGGTAAAATGGAGATATCCTAATTTTAGAGTTAAGAATAAAAGATGCCTGAAATTAGATTTGAAGATGTGGTGTGATTATTCTTTAGTCCTCTGTTTCTACTTTCTGGAAATTGAATGGAGGGAAAACTCCATTTATAATCCTTTGGCATACTTTATGCATTtacattttgagaaagttatGGCTTAATCAAGAGTTAATTTTAGCAAAGATTGGACAGGTCCAATCTTGAAACTCTTGAATAGGGTAGGCATTGCATACCTCTTATACATGTgttttgttatttgttattaACATATGAGGTAGGGGTCATTCCTAGCCCCCCATCTTGAAGGTGGCTTTAAGGCAAAAACCCCATTCATTGTGCATTTTAAGTATTTAAATCAACAAATACCTTTAATATATTTTGGAATTGTGAAGAGTTGTATAGTTCAATACCATCCTTTTGGTCCTATCCAAGCAAAGGATATGTTGTGACTATATTTGGAGTGTGCTGGAAACATAATCTGTTACATTTGATGTGGTCATTTTATTACAGATGTTAATAAAGGCTGAGGTTACTCAATCCATCAAGTGAGACAGATGGAGTGATGATAATTTTGGCATTTCAGTAGTTTCATCATGAATATGGCTCAAGGTTTCTCCATCAATTATTGCCACTATTTTTATAGAGTATGATATACAattgttcaaattttgaatgCACAACAGGAGTAGCTATTGTTTTTTCCAGttaacatacctttttttttgttcgGACTGGGAGAGTTGCATGGTCAGTTATGTATCCTGTTTGTTTGCTGAATGTGGATGAATATATctttggtattgttttctttatttgtttgattttgtagttTGTATGTCCTCTAAAACCAGAAAATTGGGTACACACAAATCTGAGTCAGTTATGTATCCTGTTTGTTGTTCTCTTTTCCAATGTTTTCAAGcaagtaaattttattaaataatatacatTTGTAGGTTACTTCTTCCGGAGTAATGGACTATTCTCACCTTAAAAGAACTTCTTCCATCACGTGTATTTAAGAGTTCAAATAAGggagataaatgaaaaaaacatgGCAGCAGCTTTAGAACATGTGTTTAGTTCCGAACATTATAAGTCTATGTAATTGTTTCATTCCGTTCACtactttctcaaattttttgGATGTTAATGCTTGTTTTGTTTGTCTCAGGTATGCCTTTTATTAAAGACTACACTTTTGCcttgattttttgtataaattgtatCCTGGTTTTAGCTAATGCATACAACAATACACATGATAAATTAGCACCAAATCTATATTGGGTAACTCCTCTAATCCTTGTAACCAAACTGCCCCATATAGGATAAAATGAAGTAAGGCTGCTTGGTATGGTTTAGTCATGTTTTATGTAGACTTTCATGATCACTAGTGTTCCTTAGATGTGACAATATGATAGTTGAAGATAATCAAAGGGATACATAAATCACATGGATTTAGCTATAGAGCCAAATACATTATTAGTAAAGTATACATAAAAGTGAGTTGAGATAAGTATTAATATTTAGTTCTAATTTCTAAAGAACCTTAATTTGCCTTAAGTTATTTAGTAATGATATGAAATTGACCTGAATTGAGATTAATTGATACATACTGCTCATGTTGCTTACTCCTTCTAATTTGAGATTAGAGCATAGTTCATTGATTGTGTACTCTGACGGACCAACTAACTTTTATTGTTTATAAATAGTTAGATACTAATAAAATGTAACATGAGAATTGTGATTTTATTAGATATAAACTTGATAGAGATGAAATGATAAATCTATGTAGATTGAAAAAAGttgtgaagaaagaaaaagctCACATATATAATATTGGTTCAAAGGAAAATTCTTGTTGTTTCCAGTAAATTAAATTACACTAGCTTATGTTGGTTATTCTTCATATCTGCAAATTGTTGTTATGCACAATTCCCTCAAGATTAgtgtttcttcttttattgCTTTCCTATATTGTTAGTAGaatgtaatttatatattttcaccttattcatattttttgccGAATATAAATAAACCCTTGCTTACAATCACTCTCATGTCCCATTTCTCTATATAAGTTATCGGGTGTTCCCTTGTAGCATGCCTCTAACATTAGCTTGATTACTGCTTCTGTTTAACTTTTGTTTTTGCTTGAAACAAGTATCTCACAAGTTAACTGTATATTGCAGCCTCTTCTCTATGAAATTGCAAATAACTGCTTTGCAATTGCTACCCAAAAAAGTGGGTGCTGTGTGATACAGTCATGTGTAGAATCTTCTGGTGGAGAACTCAGAGATTGCATAATTCCTGAGATATTGACAAATGCAGTGCAACTATCAGAAGATCAATATGGGTATggcttgttttctttttcttgtgctTATGTAATGTGTGAAGGTGAAGTTGCTATATAGGTCTAATTTCTTTTACGTTTCATTTGATGTAGCAACTATGTGGTGCAACATCTCTTGGGACTGAAGTTACCAGAAGttacatatattttaattgatagGCTTCAATGAAACTTTTTGACTCTCTCTTGCAATAAGTACGCTAGTAATGTTGTTGAGAAAATTATCCTCGATTCAAGAGAAAAGCACTCCACGAGAATTATCACCGAGCTGCTCAGTAATCCAAGTGGTTCAATGCTACTAATGGACCCTTATGGTAACTTTGTCATCCAGTCATCACTGCAAAGAGCAAAGGTAAGTTTAGTTCACTAAATTCCTTGGTCTATGAGCCTGCTTATATCGTATAAGAAACAAAATGAGCCATCTGGAGCTTCTAATTCAGCTTGGACTGAAATGACCTTCTAGGAGTTCTCTTTTCTCTGTATGCCTGCATGGTAAAAACAATCTCAAACCATAGGCGTGGCTATTTTGACCTATTTAGACTAAATATTGCAGAAGATAATATGAAGGGAAATTGCACAATCAGTTACGACTAGTACCTGTACATACCATTGAAAATAGAGAAGGTTGTTGTTATTGGTGGTGGTTTAATGGGCTCATGTATTTCCACAGCTCTTATACTCAGTTCTATACAAGTCATTCTCAAAGAAATTAACTTCGACTATCTGCAAAAGTAACTCAAATCAATAGACGGTACATTTCCCATTTTCGGAATGTCTTTTTCATATTACACAGATATAATTGTAGAAATTTACACTTTTTGGTGGCAAAGTGAAGCTTTTCTGTTAATAACTTGGTGTGTTGCTGCCATGGATGTAAAGAGTAAATATCATTAATGAGTGAATATTATCTGAGAACTAATTTATTGATTTAGAAATATGGTTGCATTTGAAATGACTGAAAACATCAGATAGCTGTATCTTACCTTAGGTTTACTTTTACACTTAATTAGTTTCCAAAACTTTTAAGTTGATAACATTGGAACCTATCAACAATGTTGTTGAAAGAAGTCAGATACATTCCAATCCAAGCATATGACATAGCGGGTTTGTGTACGAGTAATGTAGTTTCAGTGATTGTTGGCCCTGAGCTGGCTTCAACCcttgttattgttatttcaaagGTGGTTATGCATctaatttctgtttttttttcttaacaaaaaataGAGAATCTTTTTTTGATAACAGAGAAATCTCTGTTGTTGCTGCTGCTAATGAGGTTCATTTGAGCAGCTCTTGTGTGTCAAAAAGTGATGGGAATGGAGACAAGTTAAACATTGTTTCTTCAGCCATGGCTCCAAGTTCGAGTTCTACTGGTTCCACAACTACAAGTACTACACATCTACTTAGTGATTTTTCATTGGAGATTTATGACAAGAGAgtatctaaaaaataaatataaatgtcaCTTGTTCTTAGCAATGCAATGATAACAAGATTGAATATTTTGAGTCATTTATGCTATAACGAGCAGAAGCTAGTCATGAGTAGTTTGAATATCTTTTGAGAAAAAGATTGTATTGTAAGAGTGCCATGGAGGATGAAGGCTCTTAATGTTGTTGCTACTTCCAGTGTCTGACATATTTTTGTTTCCCATTTCTCTTAATGTTATTTCTACTTGTCCTTCCTATTTGAATTTCTCAGCGTGTTGGTGCTCGGGATGACAAGGGGAATCCTATTATAAGGGACTACTACAGTAGTCCACCTACTGCAAGGTATAGATTGATAAAGGTATATGCTGCCTAAAGTGTTGTATATCTGACCATAAGAAAGTGTGCAATGTATTCCTTTCTGAACTGTTGTAGTGGCAACACTCACGATGATATGTTACTTGTCAAACTTGAGACTGTCAATACTAGTTCTGGTGACCTTGGTTCTTCAGTGGTCAGTTTCATAATATTCTACCAGATTCCTTGTCTAGTAAATGTAGGGATAGAAAAAATTCGCACCCATTCACTATTTCTCCCTACTGTTTTGCAGTTTGTTTTCAACATGGATCAGGGACCACCTGTGTGGTCAGAGTGGCTAGTTTTTAACAGAGTCAATGCTCGTGCTAGAAAAGGATTGGTATTAAGTCCTATGCGACTTCTCCTAAGGTACATTCTCCATCTTTTATGTTGATTAGCTCGAAAGATgttgaatttgttttttcttccttCAACTGTATCTCTTAAAAGTTCCTGTAGCTTAACTTGCTGGCTATTGTGAGTCTTTTTGCAGAATGTGTAAACTACAAGGACATGAATGGTTTTGTCACATGTATGAAAATGAACTTTTAGAAAGATCAACGTATGCCCCTATGATCGACTCGAGACGTACTTATAGAAGCTCAGTCTTTGCCTCTAAAATATTGTTGCGCATAAATAAGATGAGTCCTCTAGGAGTTACTACAAGCTAAATCAATCACACTGATAACTCCAAGGTGATTTATAGCTTCAACACTTAATTTTGTATAGTTTGGTATTTCACCAGTTGCTAAGCTAGTACTATACTATAAGAGGCAGTTCTATTAATTATACCATCTCTTTTAGTAGTTAAAGAACTAAATGgaaaatttgaaacaaaaatCTAATTTCTGGCCTTAGTTTCCTTTTATTATCAGGCAATAGGCATTAGAGGCAGAACAGTGAGCTCTGCAGTTTAAAGTCGCTCCTGGTTTCGTCGTTGTCCCTAGTTCGTCGCTCCAAGAGAGGTATAACTCTTTACCTTTAATTTTTCCTTGTTTGTTTCAGACCAAGAGTGTTATGCGTTGTTGTGACTGAAATAGTGAGCTGCTAGTTTGTATCAGCTTCTTAGTTGATATGATTTAATCTATTTTCTTAAAGTTAATTGAGTCTCCTTTTAGTTTGTTCAAGATGGTCTGTAGTTCATTCAATCGCAATTTTAAGTGTGCCTACTATGTGTTCTGGGTTCTCGAAATGGGGCTGTAAAATCTGGTTGTTTACCTTCCTCTTCAAGTGTGGTTCAGTTCTCTTTTGAGCATCTTTTAACATACTCATTGTATATCTCCGTCTGATTGTTCTCAAATGCTATCTGATGCTATGAGACTTCAAGTTCTAATGTTCAATTTGATCAAAAATAGTTTGTCTAGGTCCtgattttgtttgaatttattttagtaCAGTTTGTATGGACTACATATTGTAAGCAAGTGAGATAGTATACTCATAAACTATTTTTTCGCATTAAAGTAACTGAACTTTACAGactatataagttattttttaaaagttagttTTTGACTTACCCTCCAGAGTACAAGTGATCACCAAGAATTAGAAAATCCATGACAACAACTTATATTGTTTGCACAGGCTGCCACTGCTCATCTAAATGGTTGTATAGGTTATAGAATCAGTTTAGTTATGGCTCCAGCTTCCCTGCTAGGATATTTTGTATGTACAGGTTATAGAATTAGTTTACAGTATATACAGTGCTGGAAGTTCTGGAAATTCTAGAAATTCTGAAAATTCTGGAAACTCAGCTGCTGCAATCTGCTATTATACAATGCTGGAAATTTTGAAAACTCAGCTGCTGCAATATTATACAATGCTGGATATTCTGGAAATTCCTGAAATTTTGGAAACTCAGCTGTTGCAATATTATACAGTGCTGGAAATTCTGGAAACTTAGTTGCTGCAATATTATATAGTGCTGGAAATTTTGGAAACTCAACTGCTGCGCTATAATACAGTGCTGGAAATTTTGGAAAGAGTTGAGCTTTTCTATAACTTCGAAAGAGTTGGAAATTCTGGAAAGAGTTGGTGTGTGAGTTCTGCAGATGCACAGGGCATATGAAGGACAATGTTTCAAACTAATAAGATATCCACCTGACTTCAAGTCTAAGAAAAAAACTTATAGTGAGGCATCTAGGCTGCATATGATGTGATAGATGTGCAAACGTATGTAGGTACTGAAATGCAAGCTCAAGGAACCTTCACATATGGCTTGAACACTAATGTACCACCATTTACTCGGAGTCGTCAGAATGGATCCAGGAGTACTAATGACTATGCTAAACAGTTGCTATAAATCAGTATATGATGTAAAGTTCTAGTATCAGTGTGTTTTAGCATCTTTTTACTTCATCAATAGAATTCCAAGCAGTGTTGTCTATAGTTATCTTGTCAACCTTATATGTACTTCCACAACTTTATTGTTATGAATTGGTTTGGCTTACTGTGAATTTAAGCATATTAaatacatgatttatttcactaacttgtaattttattttgaatgtgcAAGAAAATGTcggtaattgaatttgaattgtggCCAGAAGTAAACTCGATCTATTATAGTGAACGACGAAGAGTTTTTGTACTATTGCCATATATGTTTGAATGCATTTGGTTTTGTGgaatttattgatagtaaaGACCTTTAAGCAATCACTTTCTAAGTATTGGTTGTACAAGACATGTTTCTCGaagtttatttgaaatatatagcttcgatttaattattagttaattttgtGCTTTAGGTCActtgtatatttatttatgtgattattgaatatatgcaaataaaaattatttgcattaaaaataaaaaaattgtggttacAAAATTCTACACAACATTGCCACACTTCAAAAGTGTTACTGTAGGacttctaattttattttgtacataagaaaagttacactttataagtgttgttCTAGATGAGATATAAAAGGCAACACTTTTTAAGTGTGACCAATAACAACGCAAAGGCAACGCTTTTAAGTGtagtataataaaaaaaggTGTTGCTAATGAATCACTACAAAGCGTGCCCTTATACCTCTTTGGCCAGGCTTTATAAGTGTAGCTGTGATGGCGGCATTTAAAAAGTGTTGCCTAATGTCAAAGGTTACGCTTCTTTTGGGCACCCCTTAAAAAGTGTTGCTTAAAGTCCAAAAGTGTAGCCTTTtatcaaaggccacactttttgctAGTTTAGGCTACACTTTATGGTGTGGCTAAAAGCCTAAAATGGTGTGGTGCGGACAAGACTATTAGCTAACATTTGAACATCTCTAGCGAAAGTCTCTCCTCAATACTAAGCGAAGCAAGACTCCCCATGCTAGGAGTCTTCCTACCCAAAGCATTAGCCACCATATTGGCCTTCCCCGGATGGTAtagaatggtcacatcatagtcCTTCAGCAACTCAAGCCATCTCCGCTGCCTCAAGTTCAGATCTCTCTGACTGACTGAAGATTTACTGAAGACTCCGATGATCAGTGAAGATCTCACAATTCACCTCATACAAATAATTACGTCATAACTTAAGTACAAAGACCACGAccgccaactctaaatcatgagtagggtagttcttctcatgggaCTTCAACTGCCTAAAAGCATAAGCAATCACTTTCCCCTTCTACATCAATACACCACCT
The DNA window shown above is from Solanum stenotomum isolate F172 chromosome 6, ASM1918654v1, whole genome shotgun sequence and carries:
- the LOC125866826 gene encoding pumilio homolog 15-like, yielding MGETRETIRRILDLEESETLHVVAMEIDSATQPIYPLLYEIANNCFAIATQKSGCCVIQSCVESSGGELRDCIIPEILTNAVQLSEDQYGESFFDNREISVVAAANEVHLSSSCVSKSDGNGDKLNIVSSAMAPSSSSTGSTTTTCWCSG